The following are encoded together in the Zingiber officinale cultivar Zhangliang chromosome 8A, Zo_v1.1, whole genome shotgun sequence genome:
- the LOC122012590 gene encoding macro domain-containing protein VPA0103-like isoform X1, with protein MEQVASDSAAARVGFSSSSAGGSVITFQFSPLSVLKIQKGDITEWSVDGSTDAIASVVKEDLFEIQTWYREEARLSHMTSEILPQCDRLEIVFGIIRLLISGAKHIEGIRISFNQFEQLNFLRVNAANEQMLGGGGVDGAIHRAAGPELLDACRKVPEVRRGVRCPTGEARITPAFQLPVSHVIHTVGPIYDVDEHPEVSLSNAYRNSLKLAKENNIQYIAFPAISCGVYRYPSKEASRIAISVLKEFPDAFKEIHFVLFSDELYGVWLESASNDTGLQLLA; from the exons ATGGAACAGGTGGCGTCCGACTCGGCCGCGGCTAGGGTAGGGTTTTCGTCCTCATCCGCCGGTGGATCTGTCATAACCTTCCAGTTCTCTCCGTTGAGCGTCCTTAAGATCCAGAAAGGGGATATCACTGAGTGGTCCGTTGACGGATCGACCGATGCGATC GCTAGTGTCGTTAAGGAAGATCTTTTTGAGATTCAGACCTGGTACCGAGAA GAGGCACGGCTTTCCCATATGACGTCTGAGATATTGCCACAATGCGACAGACTAGAGATCGTATTTGGCATCATACGACTGTTGATATCAGGTGCAAAACACATTGAAGGAATCAGGATCTCTTTCAACCAGTTCGAGCAGCTCAACTTCCTGAGA GTAAATGCAGCTAACGAACAAATGCTTGGAGGTGGTGGTGTGGATGGAG CTATACATAGAGCTGCTGGCCCAGAACTTCTTGATGCGTGTCGCAAGGTACCAGAGGTCCGCAGAGGAGTACGCTGCCCCACAGGAGAAGCCAGAATCACTCC AGCTTTCCAATTACCTGTTTCGCATGTGATACACACTGTTGGTCCCATCTATGATGTAGATGAGCACCCTGAGGTTTCCCTCAGTAATGCATACAG AAATAGCTTGAAGCTTGCTAAGGAGAATAATATTCAATACATTGCTTTTCCAGCCATATCTTGTGGTGTTTACAG ATATCCTTCCAAAGAGGCTTCCAGAATTGCTATATCAGTGTTGAAAGAGTTCCCTGATGCCTTTAAAGAG ATACATTTTGTGTTATTCTCCGATGAGCTCTATGGTGTTTGGCTTGAGAGTGCTAGTAATGACACGGGGTTGCAGTTGCTTGCTTAA
- the LOC122012590 gene encoding macro domain-containing protein VPA0103-like isoform X2, whose amino-acid sequence MEQVASDSAAARVGFSSSSAGGSVITFQFSPLSVLKIQKGDITEWSVDGSTDAIASVVKEDLFEIQTWYREVNAANEQMLGGGGVDGAIHRAAGPELLDACRKVPEVRRGVRCPTGEARITPAFQLPVSHVIHTVGPIYDVDEHPEVSLSNAYRNSLKLAKENNIQYIAFPAISCGVYRYPSKEASRIAISVLKEFPDAFKEIHFVLFSDELYGVWLESASNDTGLQLLA is encoded by the exons ATGGAACAGGTGGCGTCCGACTCGGCCGCGGCTAGGGTAGGGTTTTCGTCCTCATCCGCCGGTGGATCTGTCATAACCTTCCAGTTCTCTCCGTTGAGCGTCCTTAAGATCCAGAAAGGGGATATCACTGAGTGGTCCGTTGACGGATCGACCGATGCGATC GCTAGTGTCGTTAAGGAAGATCTTTTTGAGATTCAGACCTGGTACCGAGAA GTAAATGCAGCTAACGAACAAATGCTTGGAGGTGGTGGTGTGGATGGAG CTATACATAGAGCTGCTGGCCCAGAACTTCTTGATGCGTGTCGCAAGGTACCAGAGGTCCGCAGAGGAGTACGCTGCCCCACAGGAGAAGCCAGAATCACTCC AGCTTTCCAATTACCTGTTTCGCATGTGATACACACTGTTGGTCCCATCTATGATGTAGATGAGCACCCTGAGGTTTCCCTCAGTAATGCATACAG AAATAGCTTGAAGCTTGCTAAGGAGAATAATATTCAATACATTGCTTTTCCAGCCATATCTTGTGGTGTTTACAG ATATCCTTCCAAAGAGGCTTCCAGAATTGCTATATCAGTGTTGAAAGAGTTCCCTGATGCCTTTAAAGAG ATACATTTTGTGTTATTCTCCGATGAGCTCTATGGTGTTTGGCTTGAGAGTGCTAGTAATGACACGGGGTTGCAGTTGCTTGCTTAA
- the LOC122012590 gene encoding macro domain-containing protein VPA0103-like isoform X4, with the protein MEQVASDSAAARVGFSSSSAGGSVITFQFSPLSVLKIQKGDITEWSVDGSTDAIVNAANEQMLGGGGVDGAIHRAAGPELLDACRKVPEVRRGVRCPTGEARITPAFQLPVSHVIHTVGPIYDVDEHPEVSLSNAYRNSLKLAKENNIQYIAFPAISCGVYRYPSKEASRIAISVLKEFPDAFKEIHFVLFSDELYGVWLESASNDTGLQLLA; encoded by the exons ATGGAACAGGTGGCGTCCGACTCGGCCGCGGCTAGGGTAGGGTTTTCGTCCTCATCCGCCGGTGGATCTGTCATAACCTTCCAGTTCTCTCCGTTGAGCGTCCTTAAGATCCAGAAAGGGGATATCACTGAGTGGTCCGTTGACGGATCGACCGATGCGATC GTAAATGCAGCTAACGAACAAATGCTTGGAGGTGGTGGTGTGGATGGAG CTATACATAGAGCTGCTGGCCCAGAACTTCTTGATGCGTGTCGCAAGGTACCAGAGGTCCGCAGAGGAGTACGCTGCCCCACAGGAGAAGCCAGAATCACTCC AGCTTTCCAATTACCTGTTTCGCATGTGATACACACTGTTGGTCCCATCTATGATGTAGATGAGCACCCTGAGGTTTCCCTCAGTAATGCATACAG AAATAGCTTGAAGCTTGCTAAGGAGAATAATATTCAATACATTGCTTTTCCAGCCATATCTTGTGGTGTTTACAG ATATCCTTCCAAAGAGGCTTCCAGAATTGCTATATCAGTGTTGAAAGAGTTCCCTGATGCCTTTAAAGAG ATACATTTTGTGTTATTCTCCGATGAGCTCTATGGTGTTTGGCTTGAGAGTGCTAGTAATGACACGGGGTTGCAGTTGCTTGCTTAA
- the LOC122012590 gene encoding macro domain-containing protein VPA0103-like isoform X3, with the protein MRSVVKEDLFEIQTWYREEARLSHMTSEILPQCDRLEIVFGIIRLLISGAKHIEGIRISFNQFEQLNFLRVNAANEQMLGGGGVDGAIHRAAGPELLDACRKVPEVRRGVRCPTGEARITPAFQLPVSHVIHTVGPIYDVDEHPEVSLSNAYRNSLKLAKENNIQYIAFPAISCGVYRYPSKEASRIAISVLKEFPDAFKEIHFVLFSDELYGVWLESASNDTGLQLLA; encoded by the exons ATGCGATC TGTCGTTAAGGAAGATCTTTTTGAGATTCAGACCTGGTACCGAGAA GAGGCACGGCTTTCCCATATGACGTCTGAGATATTGCCACAATGCGACAGACTAGAGATCGTATTTGGCATCATACGACTGTTGATATCAGGTGCAAAACACATTGAAGGAATCAGGATCTCTTTCAACCAGTTCGAGCAGCTCAACTTCCTGAGA GTAAATGCAGCTAACGAACAAATGCTTGGAGGTGGTGGTGTGGATGGAG CTATACATAGAGCTGCTGGCCCAGAACTTCTTGATGCGTGTCGCAAGGTACCAGAGGTCCGCAGAGGAGTACGCTGCCCCACAGGAGAAGCCAGAATCACTCC AGCTTTCCAATTACCTGTTTCGCATGTGATACACACTGTTGGTCCCATCTATGATGTAGATGAGCACCCTGAGGTTTCCCTCAGTAATGCATACAG AAATAGCTTGAAGCTTGCTAAGGAGAATAATATTCAATACATTGCTTTTCCAGCCATATCTTGTGGTGTTTACAG ATATCCTTCCAAAGAGGCTTCCAGAATTGCTATATCAGTGTTGAAAGAGTTCCCTGATGCCTTTAAAGAG ATACATTTTGTGTTATTCTCCGATGAGCTCTATGGTGTTTGGCTTGAGAGTGCTAGTAATGACACGGGGTTGCAGTTGCTTGCTTAA
- the LOC122012590 gene encoding macro domain-containing protein VPA0103-like isoform X5 → MRSVVKEDLFEIQTWYREVNAANEQMLGGGGVDGAIHRAAGPELLDACRKVPEVRRGVRCPTGEARITPAFQLPVSHVIHTVGPIYDVDEHPEVSLSNAYRNSLKLAKENNIQYIAFPAISCGVYRYPSKEASRIAISVLKEFPDAFKEIHFVLFSDELYGVWLESASNDTGLQLLA, encoded by the exons ATGCGATC TGTCGTTAAGGAAGATCTTTTTGAGATTCAGACCTGGTACCGAGAA GTAAATGCAGCTAACGAACAAATGCTTGGAGGTGGTGGTGTGGATGGAG CTATACATAGAGCTGCTGGCCCAGAACTTCTTGATGCGTGTCGCAAGGTACCAGAGGTCCGCAGAGGAGTACGCTGCCCCACAGGAGAAGCCAGAATCACTCC AGCTTTCCAATTACCTGTTTCGCATGTGATACACACTGTTGGTCCCATCTATGATGTAGATGAGCACCCTGAGGTTTCCCTCAGTAATGCATACAG AAATAGCTTGAAGCTTGCTAAGGAGAATAATATTCAATACATTGCTTTTCCAGCCATATCTTGTGGTGTTTACAG ATATCCTTCCAAAGAGGCTTCCAGAATTGCTATATCAGTGTTGAAAGAGTTCCCTGATGCCTTTAAAGAG ATACATTTTGTGTTATTCTCCGATGAGCTCTATGGTGTTTGGCTTGAGAGTGCTAGTAATGACACGGGGTTGCAGTTGCTTGCTTAA